In the Streptomyces sp. cg36 genome, one interval contains:
- a CDS encoding helix-turn-helix transcriptional regulator — protein MGTTIGANIRRERERFGWSQARLAREVCRVAGIQGEPVGRQEISRWEIGKRTPREWLPFLAAALGVEPEALTGPQTPTEPPLPTLADYLPEGDPLAPLSAREGRRVGIGQVDDLQQRVHGLRLADDVLAGGDLIRPALRELRSAVQLYREGAHTGEVGRQLLRQIGELSQIAGWIASDAGQHAEAERIYRLGLSAATQAEDSTLAGNLAGSLAYQLSNTGRELEGVDLACAALYGAGPDAPPKARALYLDRVAWAHTRAGGTENAQHAMRALGEASEALNSDSGEFEEPAYLYWVDVRELQIMESRVYTEIRRPLRAVPLLRDVLSRYDATHTRELALYLSWLAVAYADANEPEEAAATAERVISLSVDVASERTAERVRVVLARLAEYDDVPEVRAVLNGAV, from the coding sequence ATGGGAACCACGATCGGGGCCAACATCCGGCGCGAACGGGAACGGTTCGGGTGGAGCCAAGCGCGCCTAGCGCGGGAGGTCTGTCGCGTTGCTGGCATCCAGGGCGAACCGGTCGGCCGTCAGGAGATCAGCCGATGGGAGATTGGGAAGCGCACGCCCCGCGAATGGCTGCCATTCCTTGCTGCCGCCCTCGGGGTGGAGCCGGAAGCCCTCACGGGGCCCCAGACGCCCACTGAGCCGCCTTTGCCGACCCTGGCCGACTACTTGCCCGAGGGGGACCCGCTAGCCCCTCTCAGCGCCCGTGAGGGCCGCCGTGTCGGCATTGGTCAGGTAGACGACCTACAGCAGCGGGTGCACGGCCTGCGGCTGGCCGACGACGTATTAGCCGGAGGTGACCTCATCCGCCCTGCGCTGCGGGAACTGCGGTCGGCCGTTCAGTTGTACCGCGAGGGTGCCCACACAGGGGAGGTGGGTCGTCAACTGTTACGGCAAATCGGTGAGTTGTCGCAGATTGCCGGTTGGATTGCGAGTGACGCCGGACAGCACGCCGAGGCGGAACGGATCTACCGGCTAGGACTCAGCGCGGCGACACAAGCCGAGGACAGTACCCTTGCCGGGAATCTCGCGGGTTCGCTTGCCTACCAACTCAGCAATACAGGAAGAGAGTTGGAGGGAGTTGATCTTGCTTGCGCTGCACTCTATGGGGCCGGGCCGGACGCTCCGCCGAAAGCCCGTGCGCTCTACCTTGATCGAGTTGCATGGGCCCACACAAGAGCGGGCGGAACCGAGAATGCGCAGCATGCAATGCGGGCCCTAGGGGAGGCGTCGGAAGCGCTGAACTCAGACAGTGGCGAATTCGAGGAACCCGCCTATCTGTATTGGGTAGACGTCAGGGAACTGCAAATCATGGAATCCAGGGTCTACACCGAAATTCGGCGGCCGCTTCGCGCTGTTCCTCTGCTCCGTGACGTGCTGAGCCGGTACGACGCCACGCATACGCGGGAACTCGCGCTCTACCTCTCATGGCTGGCCGTTGCCTACGCCGACGCGAACGAGCCCGAGGAAGCGGCGGCAACAGCGGAACGGGTGATCTCGCTATCTGTGGACGTGGCCAGCGAGCGGACGGCAGAGCGTGTACGGGTGGTGCTGGCCCGGCTTGCTGAGTACGACGATGTACCCGAGGTGCGAGCGGTTCTTAACGGCGCGGTGTAG
- a CDS encoding radical SAM protein — MSTAQNPLKFAWLEITGLCNEFCDHCYADSSPKGTHGMMTKHNWASTIDQLADIGAEDVQFIGGEPTLHPNLPELIEHAHARGLGIEVFSNLTHIRSHLWKTFIECRVKLATSYYSDTAEQHDEVTRLRGSHKKTRANIKKALELGIPLRGGVVTVRPEQRARQGLQDLLDLGVEQVGGDRTRAFGRASKGAVPAINDLCGHCAHEKCAIGPDGAVWPCVLGRFLVLGNIRETPLAKIWGGKQMTEVAAKITSVHGEGVSACAPPQFLPMCGPCGPCVPSVGHCDPREADSTATIGSPA; from the coding sequence ATGAGCACTGCCCAAAACCCTTTGAAGTTCGCGTGGTTAGAGATCACCGGACTGTGCAATGAGTTCTGCGATCACTGCTACGCCGACTCTTCTCCGAAGGGAACGCACGGCATGATGACCAAACACAACTGGGCAAGCACTATTGACCAGTTGGCAGACATTGGCGCGGAGGATGTCCAGTTCATCGGTGGAGAGCCCACGTTACATCCGAACCTCCCGGAACTGATTGAGCACGCCCATGCGCGGGGGCTGGGTATAGAAGTTTTCTCGAACCTCACCCACATTCGCTCCCACCTGTGGAAGACGTTCATAGAGTGCAGGGTCAAACTCGCCACGTCTTACTACTCGGACACAGCCGAACAACACGACGAAGTAACCCGACTTCGAGGCTCGCACAAGAAGACCCGCGCGAACATCAAGAAGGCACTTGAGCTGGGTATCCCGCTGCGCGGCGGAGTCGTTACGGTGCGGCCGGAACAACGGGCCCGCCAAGGACTTCAAGACCTCTTAGACCTTGGGGTGGAACAGGTTGGCGGCGACCGCACACGCGCATTCGGACGGGCAAGCAAGGGGGCTGTACCGGCCATCAACGATCTTTGCGGACACTGTGCCCACGAAAAGTGCGCGATCGGCCCGGACGGAGCCGTATGGCCGTGCGTTTTGGGTCGGTTCCTGGTTCTCGGAAACATCAGGGAGACCCCACTCGCCAAAATCTGGGGCGGTAAGCAGATGACGGAGGTAGCGGCCAAGATCACCAGCGTGCATGGGGAAGGAGTCAGCGCGTGTGCTCCGCCGCAATTCCTACCCATGTGTGGTCCGTGTGGTCCGTGCGTTCCCTCGGTCGGTCACTGTGACCCCAGGGAGGCGGACAGCACGGCTACGATCGGCTCGCCCGCCTAA